The Desulfobaccales bacterium nucleotide sequence AGCGCCATCCTGACTGGAAGGAGCGTCTGGCGGCGGCGGCCCCGGACCTCATCTGCTATCTGGCGCAGCAGGTCTTTGAGGGATTGCGGGTGGCGGCCCGGGGGGCGGAGCGGGACTGAGGGGGGGCCCGAGCAGCCCCTCCTGGCCCGATTGGCCGCTGGTGACGGAGCTGGCGGCCATCGCCGAAGGGCGGCTGTGCCAGGGGGAGAGGCGGCGGGCCTGCCAGGCGGCCAACGGGTCCTTCGCCATTTGGGCCTGCCGGGAGTGCCGGGAGTATGTGCAGGCGGAGAGCATCTCCCCCTGGACCTGGCACCTCTTGTTCCTGCACCGTCTGCAGCAAGCCGGCTATCCCTTCCGGGCCAATGATCTCAGCCTGGAGACCTGGCTCTTGTTGGGAACGGTGCGGGAGGTGCTTAACCGCTACGGGAAAAGGCCGCTTGCAACCGCGGGCCGCACACACACGAGGGCAGCATGAGCAAAGGGAACAATTTCATGGAGGAGAGCCGCCGGGCCTTCCGGCAGCTTCAGGAGGAGATGGCGGCCTTCCAGGAGGAGTTCAGCCAGCGGCGCCTGGAGGCCTGGCAGCGGGAGATGCGGGGGATGCTGGACGGCTGGGAGCGTTTCCGTCGGGAGTGGCAGGGCAGTCTGGACCAGATGGAGAGCCAGGCGGCCTCCACCTTCGCGGAAGTGAGTGCCCGGGGGGAGGCGGCGGCCCGGGAGCTGGCCGCCCAATGGCGCACCTCTCTTGCCGCCATGGCCGAAGAGGTCCAGGAGTGGGGAGAGGGGGTCCTGGAAGTGTTTGACAGCCTCAGTCGCAACTGGCAGAGCGGCTTCGGCGGGGGAGGCGGCCTCTTTTCCTGGCTGGGATTTGACTTCGGCCTGGGGGGCATTTTCCACCAGGGCGGCATTGTGGAGGCACACCGGGGCATGGTGGTGGGCCCCGAGGCGCTTTTGAGTGACGAACGGCTGGTCAAAGTGCAGACCGGAGAGGGCATCCTCCCCCGGGAGGTCATGGTGCGGCTGGGGGAGGAGAATTTTGAGGCCCTGCGCCAGGGCCGCTTCGGGGTGGTCCCCTCGGAGGGCGGGGCGGCGCCGCAGATCACCATTCAGGTGCAGGCCCTGGACGTCCAGGGAGTGGCCGGCCTGGATTGGGACCGCCTGGTGCAGCGGCATATCCTGCCGGCCCTCAGCCGGGAAGCGGACCGACGCTGGTAGGGAGGCGAGATGGCCAACGCCAAATTCGAGTGGACCCCGCCGGGGGGCAGCCGGCAAAGTTACACCTTACCGGTGAATTTCACCTACGACTACCGGGAGCTGGGGGTGGACGACAGCGATCGGGAACGAGCCATTGACGGCACCCTGCGAAGTTACGCCCGTACTCTCAAGAGCCGTTGGGTCCTGACCTTCCGCCACATCAGCACCGCCCAGAAAGAGCAGTTGACGGCCATCAAGGCGGCTCAGACCGAGGTGGATTTCTACCGGGACGCGGAAGGGCCCCTCACCCTGACGGGACTGTGGACCAACGACCTGGACTTCCGGGAGGTGGCCCCGGGATACTGGTCCGGCACCATCGTGCTGGAAGAGGTCTGAAACCTTACACCGCCGGGAGGCTCAGATGCGTAAAGTGACCGCGGCCTATCAGGCGGAGGAGGGCCGCCTTCGGGGGGCCAGACCCCGGGTGAAGGCAGTGCTGGGGGGCATCCCTCTGGATATCGGCCTGGCCCCTGACTCCGGAACCTTTGAGCACACCATCTATGGCGGGGAGCCGGGACGGCTGGTGCTGGAGGAAGGGGCCCTGGAGTATGCTGCCTGGACCTCGCCGGTCAGGGAGGTGCCCCTCAGGGAGATCACCGAAGCCATTGCCACCTGGGAGGAACACGTCCCTTACATGCAGGTGAGGGTATCGGTGCGCAGTGCCGGCACCCGGGAGGCGGTGCCCCAGGCCCCCTGGCAGTCCCTCACGGCCAAGACGGTGGTGCCGCTTGGGCCTTTTTTTCAGGTAAGGGTGGAATTCACCGACTGCACCTGGGCCGGGGAGGAGCCGGGATATGTGGCCGGCCTCGGTCTGGAAGGTCGGGTCACCATTCCCGAGACCGAGATCGTCCATCCCGGAACCCTCCAGGTGGAGCTGGCCCGGGACTTCAGCCAGGTCCGGCCCGGCAGTCATCGGTTGGGGCTGGACAACCGCCGGGGACAATGGCTTGCCCATACGGCCCGGGCGGCGGCCCTGGGTCTGCTCGCCGCCGAGCGCTATGTGGAGCTGTATCACGGCTGGGAGCAGCCGGACGGTGAGGTGGAGTGGCTAAGACTATACCGGGGCACTCTTCAGGAACTGGCGGGGGTGGGCCATGCCTGGCGGGGGCGGCATCTGGCGGACCTCCTCAGCCGGGATTGGGTGGCCGCCCGGCTGCAGCGGCATGTGGGCGCTCCCGGACCTAACGGGGAACGCCGGCCTTTCCTTCGGGGGGCTTACCTGGCCCGGGCCGAGCTGGTGGCCAGCGTACCGGCGCAGGTAGGGGAGATCACCAAGCAGGGAAACGGCAGCGCCACCTTGAAGGTGTTGGGCACCTTTCGGGGCCTGGCGGATAAAACCTTTCTCATCGAAGCTGAAACTGCCGGGGAAGTCGGGACGGCCACCTGCCGCTGGTCGGTGAACCAAGGCCAGAGCTGGCGGGAACGCCAGGTGCCGGCCACCGGGGCGGAAGATCCGCTGGAACTGGAGGACGGCCTGGCGGTGTATTGGGAATCAGGGAACGGCCCGGATTTCCAGGCCGGTGACCGCTTTTCCTTCACCGCCACCGCCCCCCGCTACCGGTACCGGGTCTGGGGCGGCCCCTTTGCCGCCATCACCGCAATCTATATCAACGGTGAGGAAACCTGGGAGGACCTGTCCGTGGAGGCCGCCACCGGGGAGATTATCCTGGTAGGGCGCACTGGGACGGTGGAGGCCCGGGTGGTGAAGGACGCCACCACTCATCCGGTGGACATCATCATGGACATCCTGGCCGAGGTTGGTTTGGGTGACTGCCTGCATCGGGATTCCTTTGAGCTGGCCAAGAGCATGACCCCGGAATACGTCATCGGGGTGTGCTTTGAGAACCTGCCGGCGGCCCAGGCCCTCAGGGAGATCCTGAAACGCACGCTCTACGATATGTGGGTGGATTTCGGCGAAATCAAGATCCGTCCTTATCTGGGGGAGGAGAGCTGAGGCAATGCCGACCTCGGCTGAGTTCCGGCAGAAACGGACATGAGGGGAGTTATGGCGCGCATAGAGTGGGCCAGGGCCAGTCAGTTCAATTGGGTCTTTGACAACCTGGGGGGGGTGAGGCTGCAGGAGGCGGTGGCCGGGCGTTATGGGGGCGGCCTGGCCACCGTGGCGGCCGATGGCACGGTCCGGCTCTCTCCGCCTCTTCCCGGGGCCGGGCGGGTGTACTATGTCCGGGGGGTATGGCGTCAGGAGACGGTCTTCGGCTGGGAAGGGTTCTGGGCCGACCCCAGCGAAGGCGACCGGACAAATTATTTTTCGGGAGGCTCCTTCAGTAATCAGGCCGGGACCACCCTTATCACCCTGGGGACTCCCTTGCCTCCCGGCACCCCGGTCCAGGTCTATTACATCTATGACACCGGGGCACGCTCTGAGCGCTACGAGCCCCTGAACATCTACCCCTGTATCCGGCGGGCCTATCGCGGTCGGGAGGATTTCACCTACGATTTCGCCGTCGATCGCTTCCTCGATCTTATGTCCTGCCTCCATTTCGCCGGCGAGCCGCAGGGCAAGGATAACTCCCCGGCCATCCGCTTTCTCTGGCAGGCGCTGCTGGCCCGGGAGCGGAGTTGCGAGCCTCCCCTGGTCCTCGACACCTTTGAGAGGCAGCTCTGGGAGAAGGGGCCCTTTCTCATGTACCGGGGCACCACCCCGGGAGCTGAGTTTCAGGTCTTCCGCACGGAGTCCGAGGTGGGAGTCCGTAACCGCCTCCTCCATGTCCGGGCGCATCTGCCCGGTCTTTGGGACGGGGCCTGGTTCGGCTACGGCCTGGGGTGGTCCCTCACCACGCCGCCCTTCTCGCAACTCTCCCGGGTGAGTCTCCGGATGAAGGGGGCAGCCGGGTCCACCCGGGTGCATCAGGTGGCCAAATCCGGCAGCGGCAGTGCCACCCTGGTGCTTTTGGGGGATTATCAGCATCAGGAAAGACGGCTTTTTGTCATTCAGATCCAAACTGGGGGGGATATTGGCACCGCCACCTACCGCTGGTCCAAAGATGGTGGCCGCACCTGGGAGGAGGAAGGGGTGGTCACCGGTGACCGGGAGCACCCGGTGCCCCTGTACGGCGGGCTGGAGGTGGCCTGGGAAGGAGGAGCCGGCACTCACTTTTACTCCGGGGATTATTGGACCTTCTGGGGCGGGGAGCCGGCAGAGCATCCCCGCAGGCTTTTGGTGGTACTCAATAGTGCCGCCCCGGGAGCTGGTAATCCCTGGGGGCCGGAATATACTTTCGTGCACGCCCTGCCGGACCGCTTTCCGGAGCTCACCCTCTTCGAGGTTCCTTTCAGCCAGTTCTGGCGTCGGGACAATCTCATTGATGACGGCGACCGGGTCCGGGCCACCTGGGGCACCTGGCATGCCGCCTCGCAGCCGGACCAGAGCCTCATCTTGCTTTACGACCGGGAGGAGACCGAGGAGATCTTCGGGGATCGTTATTACACCCAGAGGTGTCTCGCCTGGAATCTCTCGGAGTATGCCACTGCCTTCGGGGCCTGGTGCGGCATTGATCCCGGGCGCTGTTCCTCCCAGGGCCGGAGCACTCTGAACTTTCTCCTGAAACCGGAGATCTCCGGCCTTTCCTCGATCACCATCCGGGTCAAGGTCAAAGACGCCCGGGGGAGCTATTTCTATCAGGACAAAGTGGTGCAGGTGGGCGTGTGGCAGCGGGTCTCCGTGTCCCTGAGCAGCTTGCAACTGGAGAGCGGCAGCCTGCCCCTTACCCACCCTTTGCAGGCGGTGGATATCGGCATCCCCTCTCAGCCGCCCACCAACGGCACCTTTCTCCTTACCGACCTGAAATTCGATGAGCACCTGACCTTTGCCGGCGCATCGTATCTGCGTCTGCTGGAGTGCAAAATCGAGCAGCAGGGCCAGGAACTGCATGAATGGTGGCTGGACGAGGTGGGCCTCGATCTCCTGGCCACCGACCCTTATCCTTGGGTGCCCCGGCTGGCCATCTCTCTGAACCCCTGGGGGCAGAACCCCTGGCGGGGACCCACCCTGGTGCACTATGCCCACCCCCTGGGGCCGTATCTGGCCGGGGACACCGCCAAGCTGGACACCTTCCTCACCTTCCTGGCCGATGCCCAGAACCAGTACAACGCCACTTACTATGGCCAGAAAGGCCCCATCTTCCCGGTGCACACGAGAAACGACCTGGAAAATGTGCATCTCTGCGGGGAAGAGAACTTCAATAAGTTCACCTGGTGGCCCAAGTACCGGGACTACAAAAAGAAGGCCCTGCTCTACCTGTTCAACGGCAACTTCCAGGATTCCTCCGGGAACGGAGTGCATGGCCCGAGCTCCGGCCCCACCTATACCACCGGCATCAGCCAGCCGGGCAACACTTCTTTGGTGGTGGGTGGCAGCTCTTACAACATCTCGCACAACGCCATCATGAATTTCAACCGGGGGGAAATCACTCTCACCTTGCTGTTCAAGGCTCCGGTGGTGAGCGTGGTCGGCCGGCTGGTGTCCAAGACCGGGATTGGCAAAGCCTGGAGCATCCAGGCCCCTACCAATAGTTCGCCCCACTTGGTCCTGCGGCTCACCAACGGCACCAGTCATGACACCCAGGTGAGCAATGTCATAGACAATCAGTGGCACCTGGTGTCCTTCGTCCTGGACCTCCCCAACCGCACCGTCTATGCCTACAAGGACGGGGTGCTGGTGAACACCACCACTATCCCCTTCGATCCGGATGTGGACAGCACCGGCCAGTTGAGGTTCGGGTCCTGGGCCTCTGCCACCCCGGCCCACCTGGACATGTACTTGCAGGAGCAAAGGCTGGTGTCGGCTACTGAGCAGGCGGCCCGCTGGAACATCATCCGAGGCTTGGAAAACGGCTCCTCCTATCCGGAAGCCGGCTATGGCCTGGGCCAGTATTGGGCCTTCCTGCGCCTGGCGGAGTATTACTTCGTGAGCGGGGACAGCCGGGCCTGGAACATCCTTAACCCCTGGCTCACCTGGCTGGACCTGGCCGGCGCGGCGGATGGCTCCGGGTGGAAGTTCCCCCTCTACTTCTCCGAGTTCGGCCAAGCCTATGGCACCAGTTATGACCC carries:
- a CDS encoding LamG-like jellyroll fold domain-containing protein; the encoded protein is MARIEWARASQFNWVFDNLGGVRLQEAVAGRYGGGLATVAADGTVRLSPPLPGAGRVYYVRGVWRQETVFGWEGFWADPSEGDRTNYFSGGSFSNQAGTTLITLGTPLPPGTPVQVYYIYDTGARSERYEPLNIYPCIRRAYRGREDFTYDFAVDRFLDLMSCLHFAGEPQGKDNSPAIRFLWQALLARERSCEPPLVLDTFERQLWEKGPFLMYRGTTPGAEFQVFRTESEVGVRNRLLHVRAHLPGLWDGAWFGYGLGWSLTTPPFSQLSRVSLRMKGAAGSTRVHQVAKSGSGSATLVLLGDYQHQERRLFVIQIQTGGDIGTATYRWSKDGGRTWEEEGVVTGDREHPVPLYGGLEVAWEGGAGTHFYSGDYWTFWGGEPAEHPRRLLVVLNSAAPGAGNPWGPEYTFVHALPDRFPELTLFEVPFSQFWRRDNLIDDGDRVRATWGTWHAASQPDQSLILLYDREETEEIFGDRYYTQRCLAWNLSEYATAFGAWCGIDPGRCSSQGRSTLNFLLKPEISGLSSITIRVKVKDARGSYFYQDKVVQVGVWQRVSVSLSSLQLESGSLPLTHPLQAVDIGIPSQPPTNGTFLLTDLKFDEHLTFAGASYLRLLECKIEQQGQELHEWWLDEVGLDLLATDPYPWVPRLAISLNPWGQNPWRGPTLVHYAHPLGPYLAGDTAKLDTFLTFLADAQNQYNATYYGQKGPIFPVHTRNDLENVHLCGEENFNKFTWWPKYRDYKKKALLYLFNGNFQDSSGNGVHGPSSGPTYTTGISQPGNTSLVVGGSSYNISHNAIMNFNRGEITLTLLFKAPVVSVVGRLVSKTGIGKAWSIQAPTNSSPHLVLRLTNGTSHDTQVSNVIDNQWHLVSFVLDLPNRTVYAYKDGVLVNTTTIPFDPDVDSTGQLRFGSWASATPAHLDMYLQEQRLVSATEQAARWNIIRGLENGSSYPEAGYGLGQYWAFLRLAEYYFVSGDSRAWNILNPWLTWLDLAGAADGSGWKFPLYFSEFGQAYGTSYDPGAAASLAVGCLYIFMRNGDSRANTWARRILDDLRVNRQSPRYQYLYKSDYHYAWLNALVAHAFGLAVTGRPGQAYDFAETANDRTHFQNMVQKFFAMAGDEKPNVLNADLIPFAAVEDADIWDYAPHYIMQRQMGSMEGVVLMLHAAVDWGLFSGDWSWYEALKGFILADHRVGLGPHQISRLSYSRSAAGVRNVIRVRFADFDRNPASYVEEKDEAAVQAWGEQVLDVDCRYGAPVIVEDPETARLIAQRLLTRLSLPWEMVHLTTWLEGVRLEVGDTVAITSDFHGFHGEEFTLFGKAVDLNRRRVELELARPAKAVS